One Actinosynnema pretiosum DNA segment encodes these proteins:
- a CDS encoding class I SAM-dependent methyltransferase, protein MTHTAHQHTAAGHSHGHSHGHGHDAANTQIEILDLDAEVLADQIASIVDSLPVPTPPTTIVDLGAGTGAGALALLRRFPDAQVTAVDTAPAHLRRLVEKADAAGVADRVHPVEADLNAQWPPLGAPELVWASASLHHVDDPARVLRLVHGLLAPGGLFALVELADFPRFLPAGAPAESPGLEDRCHAATPRHEGHADHRGTDWTPHLIEAGFTIEAHRTVTITLAPPLPDAVGRYALNALRGLRHRAADALAPEDLAVLDRLIDPDDPRGVLRRPDLTVRTERVVWAARKP, encoded by the coding sequence ATGACCCACACCGCTCACCAGCACACCGCCGCAGGCCACTCCCACGGCCACAGCCACGGGCACGGGCACGACGCCGCGAACACCCAGATCGAGATCCTGGACCTGGACGCCGAGGTGCTGGCCGACCAGATCGCCTCCATCGTCGACTCGCTGCCCGTCCCCACGCCCCCCACCACCATCGTCGACCTCGGCGCGGGCACCGGCGCGGGCGCGCTCGCCCTGCTCCGCCGCTTCCCGGACGCCCAGGTCACCGCCGTCGACACCGCGCCCGCCCACCTGCGCCGCCTCGTGGAGAAGGCGGACGCGGCCGGTGTCGCCGATCGAGTCCACCCGGTCGAGGCAGACCTCAACGCGCAGTGGCCACCCCTCGGCGCCCCGGAGCTGGTCTGGGCCTCCGCCTCCCTGCACCACGTCGACGACCCGGCGCGCGTCCTGCGCCTGGTCCACGGCCTGCTCGCCCCCGGTGGCCTGTTCGCCCTGGTCGAGCTCGCCGACTTCCCCCGCTTCCTCCCGGCGGGCGCCCCGGCCGAGAGCCCCGGACTGGAAGACCGCTGCCACGCGGCCACGCCCCGGCACGAGGGCCACGCCGACCACCGCGGCACCGACTGGACCCCTCACCTGATCGAGGCGGGCTTCACGATCGAGGCTCACCGCACCGTCACCATCACCCTCGCGCCACCCCTCCCGGACGCGGTGGGCCGCTACGCTCTCAACGCCCTGCGGGGCCTGCGCCACAGGGCCGCCGACGCGCTGGCGCCCGAGGACCTGGCCGTCCTCGACCGCCTGATCGACCCCGACGACCCGCGCGGCGTCCTGCGCAGGCCGGACCTCACCGTGCGCACCGAACGCGTCGTCTGGGCGGCCCGCAAGCCCTGA
- a CDS encoding alpha/beta fold hydrolase, translating into MTALAALLALGAAACTGTGPEVPTHEAITREDPWFAGRFRHGFADVDGVRMHCVTGGSGSPVVLLHGWPQTWYGWWEVMPELAEHHTVHAIDLPGLGDSTGAPSGYDKATLARYAHTLVADRLGVRDAAAVGHDLGAAVAFQYAAQFPEDTERLGYLDLSLFSQVSFNGTAFGGDAATSPFSEAEIDEHARTYREPGALSGGFELYRSLGADVRATESAPPLDVPTPVGTGWWRRTRSS; encoded by the coding sequence GTGACCGCGCTGGCGGCCCTGCTCGCGCTGGGCGCCGCCGCCTGCACGGGCACCGGGCCCGAGGTCCCGACCCACGAGGCGATCACGCGCGAGGACCCCTGGTTCGCCGGGAGGTTCCGCCACGGGTTCGCCGACGTGGACGGCGTGCGGATGCACTGCGTGACCGGCGGCAGCGGCTCGCCCGTGGTGCTGCTGCACGGGTGGCCGCAGACCTGGTACGGCTGGTGGGAGGTCATGCCCGAACTGGCCGAGCACCACACCGTCCACGCGATCGACCTGCCGGGCCTGGGCGACAGCACCGGCGCCCCGTCCGGCTACGACAAGGCGACCCTGGCCCGCTACGCGCACACCCTGGTCGCCGACCGGCTCGGCGTGCGCGACGCCGCCGCGGTCGGCCACGACCTGGGCGCGGCGGTGGCGTTCCAGTACGCCGCGCAGTTCCCCGAGGACACCGAGCGCCTGGGCTACCTGGACCTGTCGCTGTTCTCCCAGGTCTCGTTCAACGGCACGGCCTTCGGCGGCGACGCGGCCACGTCCCCGTTCAGCGAGGCCGAGATCGACGAGCACGCGCGCACCTACCGCGAACCGGGGGCGCTGTCGGGCGGGTTCGAGCTGTACCGCTCGCTCGGCGCGGACGTGCGGGCCACCGAGTCCGCGCCGCCGCTCGACGTGCCGACCCCGGTGGGCACTGGCTGGTGGAGGAGAACCCGGAGTTCGTGA
- a CDS encoding class I SAM-dependent methyltransferase, with amino-acid sequence MSTATEFWDGVHANRPPSAPAPNARLTEVAGALAPGDALDLGCGGGGDALWLAGKGWRVRATDISATAVEHLTALARERGVADRVAAERHDLAGSFPTGRFDLVCAHYLHTPFDLDRAPVLRAAARALRPGGRLLVVDHGSAAPWSWGRDDDNPPPHEVAEELALDAARWEVERCESPTRVATGPGGQRAKVVDHVLLIRRTR; translated from the coding sequence ATGAGCACCGCGACCGAGTTCTGGGACGGCGTCCACGCGAACCGCCCGCCGTCCGCGCCCGCGCCGAACGCCCGCCTCACCGAGGTCGCCGGGGCGCTGGCCCCCGGTGACGCGCTGGACCTGGGGTGCGGCGGCGGTGGCGACGCGCTGTGGCTGGCGGGGAAGGGCTGGCGGGTGCGCGCCACCGACATCTCGGCCACCGCCGTCGAGCACCTGACCGCGCTGGCGCGGGAGCGCGGCGTGGCCGACCGGGTCGCCGCCGAGCGGCACGACCTGGCCGGGTCGTTCCCGACCGGCCGGTTCGACCTGGTCTGCGCCCACTACCTGCACACCCCGTTCGACCTGGACCGCGCACCGGTCCTGCGCGCCGCCGCGCGGGCGCTGCGCCCCGGTGGCCGCCTGCTGGTCGTGGACCACGGCTCGGCCGCGCCCTGGTCGTGGGGCCGCGACGACGACAACCCGCCGCCGCACGAGGTCGCCGAGGAGCTGGCGCTGGACGCGGCCAGGTGGGAGGTGGAGCGGTGCGAGTCGCCGACCAGGGTCGCGACCGGTCCGGGCGGGCAGCGCGCCAAGGTGGTCGACCACGTCCTGCTGATCCGCCGCACCCGCTGA
- a CDS encoding DinB family protein: MPHHDTPPPRTGNSEAQVLRGFLDYLRSRAAAKLDGATEPQVRAAGVPSGTNLLGLVNHLAHVERATFLGERGIHWPSTFRAAPTDTVADVLARYRDAVERANAVLDAVDDLGAPLPHPDAPTARWALVHLIEETGRHAGHADVLRELVDGATGR, encoded by the coding sequence ATGCCCCACCACGACACCCCGCCGCCCCGGACCGGGAACTCCGAAGCCCAGGTGCTGCGCGGATTCCTGGACTACCTGCGGTCCCGCGCCGCCGCCAAGCTCGACGGCGCGACCGAACCCCAGGTGCGCGCGGCGGGCGTCCCGTCCGGCACGAACCTGCTCGGGCTGGTCAACCACCTGGCGCACGTGGAGCGCGCGACCTTCCTGGGAGAGCGCGGGATCCACTGGCCGTCGACGTTCCGGGCCGCGCCGACCGACACCGTCGCCGACGTCCTGGCCCGCTACCGGGACGCGGTCGAGCGCGCGAACGCCGTGCTCGACGCGGTCGACGACCTGGGCGCCCCGCTCCCCCACCCCGACGCGCCGACGGCCCGCTGGGCGCTGGTCCACCTGATCGAGGAGACCGGTCGGCACGCGGGGCACGCGGACGTCCTCCGCGAGCTGGTCGACGGCGCGACCGGGCGCTGA